In Synergistota bacterium, one genomic interval encodes:
- a CDS encoding HypC/HybG/HupF family hydrogenase formation chaperone, which yields MCLAIPHKVIEIDGNEALTEIGGIRKKIRLDLLENVEVGDFVLVHAGFAIEKLNIEEAKEILDAWREIEKYQS from the coding sequence GTGTGTCTTGCTATACCTCATAAGGTAATTGAGATAGATGGAAATGAGGCCTTAACCGAAATAGGAGGAATTAGAAAGAAAATCCGCCTCGATTTGCTTGAAAACGTTGAGGTCGGAGATTTTGTCCTTGTCCATGCGGGATTCGCTATAGAAAAACTCAACATAGAGGAGGCAAAGGAAATTCTTGACGCTTGGAGAGAGATTGAAAAATATCAGAGTTAA
- a CDS encoding MFS transporter, which produces MATLAFLIFIAVLGVGIVIPVLPIYATEFGATGLEVGIVFSILSLSRLIGVIFVGSVADRYGKKKFIVFGLLIYLLSSVLYVYAKTLLDLIGIRLLQGLGSSMIVPLAMAYIGEMSPVGKEGLYMGIANTAFFLGLSGGPFISGLLVKKWGINAAFWGMTSFTAIALVLAMFFVPSSNNSFTKSKDMDLLAILKLIFREKTYFSLCFIGFAMDISRAILMTFFPLIAHLKGIEYDEIGIIVGIFLGVTALVQGPLGRLTDKFSKKKIILIANILYSILMFLVPYFNSYHVLLFVMLIIGITAGAAYPALAAIMTELGRNKGMAKTMSLLQIANSAGMFVGPIISGKAQDLFGLSAPFVVSSIFIVLGIFLVLTTHELSYNKSHSSKA; this is translated from the coding sequence ATGGCTACTCTAGCTTTCCTTATATTTATTGCGGTTTTAGGGGTTGGAATAGTTATCCCTGTTTTGCCAATATATGCTACAGAGTTCGGAGCCACAGGCTTAGAGGTAGGTATCGTTTTTTCTATACTGTCTCTGTCAAGATTAATAGGGGTTATTTTTGTAGGTAGTGTTGCTGATAGGTATGGAAAGAAGAAGTTTATAGTTTTCGGATTATTAATATATTTGCTTTCTTCTGTTTTATATGTTTATGCAAAAACCTTACTTGATTTGATAGGTATAAGGTTGCTTCAAGGTTTAGGTTCTTCCATGATAGTTCCTCTTGCTATGGCCTATATTGGCGAAATGTCACCTGTTGGTAAGGAAGGGTTATATATGGGTATAGCAAACACTGCTTTCTTTCTCGGGCTTAGCGGTGGGCCTTTCATAAGTGGATTGTTGGTTAAGAAGTGGGGTATAAATGCAGCTTTCTGGGGAATGACATCTTTTACCGCTATAGCTTTGGTACTTGCTATGTTTTTTGTTCCTTCTTCGAATAATTCCTTTACAAAATCTAAGGATATGGATTTACTAGCAATTCTTAAGCTTATTTTTAGGGAAAAAACCTATTTTAGCTTATGTTTTATTGGTTTTGCTATGGACATAAGTAGAGCAATTCTTATGACCTTCTTTCCTCTAATAGCTCACCTAAAGGGAATAGAGTACGATGAAATCGGAATTATAGTCGGAATTTTTCTTGGGGTTACTGCTTTAGTTCAGGGCCCATTAGGAAGACTTACAGATAAATTTTCTAAGAAAAAGATAATACTTATTGCCAATATACTTTATAGCATTTTAATGTTCTTGGTTCCTTACTTTAATAGTTATCATGTCTTGCTTTTTGTTATGTTGATCATAGGAATTACAGCAGGAGCCGCCTATCCTGCTTTGGCAGCTATTATGACTGAGCTTGGCAGAAACAAAGGTATGGCAAAAACCATGTCTTTGCTTCAAATAGCTAATAGCGCAGGTATGTTCGTTGGACCCATAATATCCGGAAAAGCTCAAGATCTTTTTGGCTTGTCCGCTCCCTTTGTAGTTAGTTCCATTTTTATAGTTTTGGGAATCTTTCTGGTTTTAACCACTCATGAGCTTAGTTATAATAAAAGCCACTCCTCCAAAGCTTAA
- a CDS encoding DUF4416 family protein, producing MGEEYPPSPVKLFIGILYKDRKFFEEIKETLISEFGEMDFESEEIQFRWTNYYEDEIGPNLKRVFVSFTPLISPEHIVEIKQLTNRIEGKNRRINLDPGYLEGGKLVLATTKDQAHRVYLNKGIYAEVTLRFKEGKFIPFDYTYPDYRSEEYHNIFYKIRRKYFEDLKKPFLLTSRFTTKWALKSLIDGNPKTKGILVIRKRRDIIEMIELIQKARGMVDILALAVGGDREMALALSHIDYVDYVFSFRGKVDEVAHFLKPDVLFLADEITLDELGFYEGRVLRL from the coding sequence GTGGGAGAGGAATATCCTCCTTCTCCTGTGAAGCTATTTATAGGGATTTTATATAAAGATAGAAAATTTTTTGAGGAAATTAAGGAAACCCTTATAAGTGAGTTTGGAGAGATGGATTTTGAAAGCGAAGAAATACAATTTAGGTGGACTAATTACTACGAGGATGAGATTGGTCCCAACTTAAAGAGGGTTTTTGTTTCCTTTACTCCTTTGATATCTCCTGAGCATATAGTAGAAATAAAACAGCTTACTAACAGGATAGAGGGGAAAAACAGAAGGATAAATCTTGATCCAGGTTATTTAGAAGGGGGGAAGCTTGTTTTAGCTACTACTAAAGATCAAGCTCATAGGGTGTACCTTAACAAGGGAATATATGCTGAAGTTACCTTAAGATTTAAAGAGGGGAAATTTATCCCCTTTGATTATACTTATCCTGATTACAGAAGCGAAGAGTATCATAACATATTTTACAAGATAAGAAGAAAGTATTTTGAGGATTTGAAAAAACCTTTTCTACTTACCTCCAGATTTACGACTAAATGGGCTTTAAAGAGCCTGATAGATGGAAATCCTAAAACGAAAGGAATTTTGGTAATTCGCAAAAGAAGAGATATAATAGAAATGATAGAGCTTATTCAGAAAGCAAGAGGAATGGTGGATATCCTTGCACTGGCCGTGGGGGGAGATAGGGAAATGGCATTAGCTCTCTCACATATAGATTACGTTGATTACGTTTTTTCCTTTAGGGGAAAAGTTGATGAAGTAGCCCATTTTTTGAAACCAGATGTTTTATTTTTAGCTGATGAAATTACCTTAGATGAACTTGGTTTTTATGAAGGGAGGGTTTTAAGATTATAA
- the hypF gene encoding carbamoyltransferase HypF, with product MKRIEFKIYGVVQGVGFRPFVSKLANSLSLGGWVKNTSECVEIEIIGEEEVLNTFLSELINSSPPLSKIVKIEKIKEEDFKDAKPPFKILKSEKRESINKNNLWIPPDVGTCDDCLRELFNPADRRYKYPFINCTNCGPRFTIIMDIPYDREKTTMRTFKMCKDCEREYYNIEDRRFHAQPNACPICGPSLSLLDKNGKVVYGDPIENTIKLLKDGKIVAIKGLGGFHLAVDALNKKAIIELRKRKKRPHKPFALMAFDMDRILKFALATEEEKKILLSPSKPIVLLRKRSLSSLPEEIAPNNKYLGFMLPYTPIHYLITKEFQALIMTSGNLSDEPIIHENDEALTKLNQIADFFLVHNRDIFTPCDDSIVINSSIIRRARGYTPLPLVGDEELPPILACGGEEKSSFALSRDNTIILSQYIGDLKDLETLERYELLIERFKNLFNVSPKYVVCDLHPLYLSTKYAEKTGLPILKVQHHHAHLASCMWENGLKNKVIGIILDGTGYGEDETIWGGEILVGDLLNFERIAHFKPIPLPGGDKAIKEPWRVALSYLKTIGRENLIKEEKAQSIIKMLSLGINSPLSSGCGRLFDAVSAFLGIRREITYEAQAAIELEGVADENEKSSYSTEILMSNKKILLNWGKMWNELTHDMMKGVPLEICAMKFHNYIVNSLSEATELVKNITGINDVVLSGGVFQNQIIFRKTIENLTKMGFKVYHHKEVPTNDQGIAVGQLAICAAKIKKGEI from the coding sequence ATGAAAAGAATAGAATTTAAGATATATGGTGTGGTTCAAGGGGTGGGGTTCCGCCCCTTTGTTTCAAAACTTGCAAATTCCCTATCCTTGGGAGGATGGGTTAAAAATACAAGTGAATGTGTTGAGATAGAAATCATAGGAGAAGAGGAAGTATTAAACACATTTCTTAGCGAGTTAATAAACTCTTCTCCCCCCTTATCCAAAATCGTAAAGATAGAGAAAATTAAAGAAGAAGATTTTAAGGATGCTAAACCTCCCTTTAAAATCCTTAAAAGCGAAAAAAGAGAATCAATAAATAAAAACAATTTATGGATACCGCCAGACGTAGGAACGTGTGATGATTGTCTAAGAGAACTCTTCAATCCTGCAGATAGGAGGTATAAATACCCCTTTATAAATTGCACCAACTGTGGCCCTAGATTCACTATAATAATGGATATTCCTTACGATAGGGAAAAAACAACCATGAGAACCTTTAAAATGTGTAAAGATTGTGAAAGAGAATATTATAATATCGAGGATAGAAGATTTCATGCTCAACCAAACGCGTGTCCCATATGCGGACCCAGCCTAAGCCTTTTAGATAAAAATGGAAAAGTAGTATATGGAGATCCCATAGAAAATACAATTAAATTGCTTAAAGATGGGAAAATAGTAGCGATAAAGGGTCTTGGCGGATTTCATCTAGCAGTAGATGCACTGAACAAAAAAGCCATTATTGAACTTAGAAAAAGAAAGAAAAGACCACATAAGCCTTTTGCCCTAATGGCTTTTGATATGGATAGAATCTTAAAATTTGCGCTCGCAACTGAAGAAGAAAAAAAGATTCTTCTAAGCCCAAGTAAACCTATAGTCCTACTAAGAAAAAGATCTTTATCCTCATTACCCGAAGAAATTGCACCAAATAACAAGTACCTTGGTTTCATGCTTCCTTACACTCCTATACATTATCTTATTACTAAGGAGTTTCAAGCGCTTATAATGACAAGCGGCAATCTCTCAGATGAACCAATAATACATGAAAATGATGAAGCTCTAACTAAGCTCAACCAAATAGCAGACTTTTTCTTGGTTCACAACAGAGATATTTTTACCCCCTGTGATGACTCTATAGTAATCAATAGTTCAATAATAAGAAGAGCAAGAGGGTACACCCCCTTACCCTTAGTTGGAGATGAAGAACTTCCCCCAATCCTAGCATGTGGGGGAGAAGAAAAGTCCTCCTTTGCATTAAGCAGGGACAACACCATAATATTAAGTCAATATATAGGAGATCTCAAGGACTTAGAAACGCTTGAGAGGTATGAATTATTAATAGAAAGATTTAAAAACCTATTTAACGTAAGTCCAAAATATGTAGTTTGTGATCTCCATCCCCTTTACCTTTCAACAAAATATGCTGAGAAAACAGGCCTGCCGATATTGAAAGTTCAACACCATCATGCCCACTTAGCAAGCTGTATGTGGGAAAATGGTCTAAAAAATAAAGTAATAGGTATAATACTTGATGGCACAGGATATGGAGAAGACGAAACTATCTGGGGCGGAGAAATACTTGTAGGAGATCTACTTAACTTTGAAAGAATAGCTCATTTTAAACCTATTCCACTTCCTGGTGGCGACAAGGCTATAAAAGAACCCTGGAGAGTAGCTTTAAGCTATCTTAAAACGATAGGAAGAGAAAATCTTATAAAGGAGGAAAAAGCTCAAAGTATCATTAAAATGCTAAGTTTAGGAATAAACTCCCCCCTATCCTCTGGATGCGGAAGACTTTTTGATGCAGTATCCGCATTCTTAGGAATAAGAAGAGAAATAACCTATGAAGCTCAAGCAGCTATAGAGCTTGAGGGAGTTGCCGATGAAAACGAGAAAAGCTCCTATAGTACCGAAATCTTAATGTCTAATAAGAAAATCCTGTTAAATTGGGGAAAAATGTGGAATGAACTTACACATGATATGATGAAGGGCGTACCATTAGAAATATGTGCAATGAAATTTCATAATTATATTGTGAATAGCTTATCAGAAGCTACAGAACTTGTAAAGAATATAACCGGAATAAACGACGTTGTTTTAAGCGGCGGTGTGTTTCAAAATCAAATCATATTCAGGAAAACTATAGAAAACTTGACTAAAATGGGTTTTAAGGTTTATCATCATAAAGAAGTCCCTACAAATGACCAAGGGATAGCTGTCGGTCAACTTGCCATATGTGCAGCCAAAATAAAGAAAGGAGAGATTTAA
- a CDS encoding pseudouridine-5'-phosphate glycosidase, whose product MLYYTTHCTIKARKGGETTIWELRDEIREALELGKPVVALESNLITHGFPYPQNIEIALLAEKVIREHDAVPATIAIIRGVIKVGITEDEIRILANKNSVNKVGLRDIPVTIARRENGALTSGATLWCARKVGIEVIATGGIGGVHRNIDQSLDISNDIKVLSEGSGIVVCSGPKAILNLEATLELLETLGVIVIGYKTNELPAFYFRHSGIRLEISADSAGEIVQIYEISKKLGINKSILVTNPPPKEAWDKTEFETLFKEAIEEAKVLNIRGKALTPYLLGKLAQLSKGKSIEVNASIILSNAALAAKIAKKLKEN is encoded by the coding sequence TTGCTATATTATACTACTCATTGTACAATAAAAGCAAGAAAAGGAGGTGAGACTACTATCTGGGAGTTAAGAGACGAAATAAGGGAAGCGTTAGAATTAGGAAAGCCTGTAGTAGCTCTGGAATCTAACCTTATAACTCATGGATTTCCTTATCCACAAAACATAGAGATAGCTTTGCTTGCAGAAAAAGTAATAAGAGAACATGATGCTGTTCCAGCCACAATAGCAATTATAAGAGGAGTAATAAAGGTAGGCATCACTGAAGATGAGATTCGTATTTTAGCAAACAAAAACAGTGTTAACAAAGTAGGATTAAGAGATATACCCGTAACAATAGCAAGAAGGGAAAACGGAGCATTAACAAGTGGTGCAACGCTCTGGTGTGCGAGGAAAGTTGGTATAGAAGTTATTGCAACAGGTGGAATAGGAGGAGTACATAGAAACATAGATCAGAGCTTAGACATATCAAATGACATTAAGGTTCTATCTGAAGGATCGGGCATAGTAGTCTGCTCTGGTCCAAAAGCAATTCTTAACCTTGAAGCTACATTAGAACTTCTAGAAACTTTAGGAGTAATAGTTATAGGTTACAAGACCAATGAGCTACCAGCCTTCTACTTCAGGCATAGTGGAATAAGACTTGAAATAAGCGCCGATTCAGCAGGAGAAATAGTACAAATATATGAAATATCTAAAAAGCTTGGTATAAATAAGAGCATACTTGTAACTAATCCACCGCCTAAAGAAGCTTGGGATAAAACAGAGTTTGAAACACTTTTTAAGGAAGCAATTGAAGAAGCAAAAGTTTTAAATATAAGGGGAAAAGCTTTAACACCATACCTACTAGGCAAACTAGCTCAATTAAGCAAAGGGAAGAGTATTGAAGTCAATGCGAGTATAATATTATCAAACGCAGCCTTAGCTGCTAAAATAGCCAAAAAACTCAAGGAAAACTAA
- the hypD gene encoding hydrogenase formation protein HypD — protein sequence MTLGERLKNIRVKKPLKFMEVCGTHTVNICKFGLRSIFPKNVELRSGPGCPVCVTPASAIKIGIDLALSNSKFLIATYGDMMKVPGPNGTLADARAKGGKILSVYSITEAVALADKERDLKVIFLGVGFETTAPASAWAIKEAKKRNLRNFFLASFHKLVPPALEILASEGRLNGFLCPGHVSTIIGAKSYKKIAEKYKIPCVISGFEAEEIIFAMTKLIEMAENERYEVFNAYKHVVKEDGNKIAQELLYEVFEEEDSEWRGLGTIPKSGLKLKDDFSEFNAKIIFKLKEDSIQEKVGCKCGDVLKGYIYPYECLLFGKACTPEHPIGPCMISSEGSCAAYYRYGGRIEDD from the coding sequence TTGACGCTTGGAGAGAGATTGAAAAATATCAGAGTTAAAAAGCCTTTAAAGTTTATGGAAGTATGCGGAACCCATACAGTTAACATATGTAAATTCGGTCTAAGAAGCATTTTCCCAAAAAATGTAGAACTTAGAAGCGGACCTGGTTGTCCAGTGTGTGTAACTCCTGCTTCTGCGATAAAGATAGGAATAGATCTAGCTCTAAGCAACAGCAAGTTTTTGATTGCAACTTACGGAGACATGATGAAGGTCCCTGGCCCCAATGGAACCCTTGCTGATGCAAGGGCAAAAGGGGGAAAAATCTTAAGCGTATACAGCATAACCGAGGCTGTTGCATTAGCAGATAAAGAAAGGGATCTAAAAGTTATATTTTTAGGGGTGGGATTTGAAACAACAGCCCCTGCAAGCGCATGGGCCATAAAGGAAGCAAAAAAAAGAAACCTCAGAAACTTCTTTTTGGCTTCCTTTCATAAGTTGGTTCCCCCCGCTCTAGAAATATTAGCTTCTGAAGGAAGACTAAACGGCTTTCTTTGCCCAGGCCATGTAAGCACCATAATAGGAGCTAAAAGCTATAAGAAAATAGCAGAGAAATACAAGATACCATGTGTAATATCTGGATTTGAAGCAGAAGAAATTATCTTTGCTATGACAAAGCTTATAGAAATGGCAGAAAATGAAAGATACGAAGTTTTCAATGCTTATAAACATGTAGTTAAAGAAGATGGGAACAAAATAGCACAAGAATTACTTTATGAAGTCTTCGAAGAAGAGGATAGCGAATGGCGAGGATTGGGAACCATACCAAAAAGCGGATTAAAATTAAAAGACGACTTTTCTGAATTTAACGCAAAGATTATCTTCAAATTAAAAGAAGATAGCATTCAAGAAAAAGTAGGATGTAAGTGCGGTGATGTTCTTAAAGGCTATATATATCCCTATGAATGCCTGCTTTTTGGGAAAGCCTGCACTCCTGAACACCCAATAGGACCATGCATGATCTCAAGCGAGGGAAGCTGTGCAGCCTACTATAGATATGGAGGTCGTATAGAAGATGATTAA
- a CDS encoding PAS domain-containing protein: MEKLNLRNLLRLFYRYAVDFIPVIGKGREIKGALLKSKVVSLTGRDLKDLDQIVTKELISFLMNDINEVKGFLPELLNGKDVKVPVVTLEGELYGFWSALEFMEFLGGKRGLSLSLIADLLENLPFALGIFNDAEELIYSNALFREIIKDDRMKNWHIDKIERSKGLSFREEIELSLGGKKLEGLLIPLRSGEHVNGWAFLWEDVTELENLLSKASKLAAIQRCFERVFDFIGEGIWYVDSRGKILFCNSVFEELFGIKSPVNRFAWEIFGDSWSKYPIYKSLNSGKDAIGQDIMESVKGKKFCLKRIAFPIKVFDEVIGAVEILSLQSLFKFPDMEDWINLGKISEESLLLGIEAFKEGSLFIWGPKGTGKTHLALKILEGSEDVIFINSSPFPEELKDGSIVFVENLDSFDEDSKVCLVKLIKTHKSIVTSRLPLSYFSAFLRDCFKGVIYLPPLSQRWEEAEKFLKSKFPELTLESSILNKLKGIDLKENFRDLLKIVQNSFAVDRLSDGFWSSGFTLKEALEEKEREIIKEAFSFCGSNISKTAKLLGIPRQTLQYKLKKFKIKE, translated from the coding sequence TTGGAAAAGCTTAACTTGCGTAACTTATTACGTTTGTTTTATAGATATGCGGTCGATTTCATACCTGTTATCGGAAAAGGTAGAGAAATTAAAGGTGCTTTACTTAAAAGTAAAGTTGTTAGTCTAACTGGTAGAGATCTCAAGGATCTGGATCAAATTGTGACAAAAGAACTTATTTCTTTTCTTATGAATGATATAAATGAAGTTAAGGGGTTTTTACCTGAGCTTCTTAATGGTAAGGATGTTAAAGTTCCTGTTGTAACTTTAGAGGGGGAATTGTATGGTTTCTGGAGTGCTTTGGAGTTTATGGAATTTTTAGGTGGGAAAAGAGGTTTGTCTCTATCCTTAATAGCTGACCTGTTAGAAAATTTGCCTTTTGCTTTGGGTATATTTAATGATGCAGAGGAGCTGATTTATTCTAATGCTCTCTTTAGAGAAATAATTAAAGATGATCGGATGAAAAACTGGCATATTGATAAAATTGAGAGAAGCAAGGGGCTTTCTTTTCGAGAAGAGATAGAGCTTTCTTTGGGAGGTAAAAAATTAGAAGGATTACTAATTCCTTTACGTAGTGGTGAACATGTTAATGGATGGGCTTTTTTGTGGGAAGATGTTACTGAGCTTGAGAATCTGTTATCTAAGGCTTCTAAGCTTGCCGCTATTCAGAGATGTTTTGAAAGAGTTTTCGATTTTATAGGTGAAGGAATCTGGTATGTAGATTCTAGAGGTAAGATACTTTTTTGCAATTCAGTTTTTGAAGAGCTTTTCGGTATAAAATCTCCTGTAAATAGGTTTGCTTGGGAAATATTTGGCGATTCTTGGTCCAAATATCCTATATATAAGAGCTTAAATAGTGGTAAGGATGCTATAGGTCAGGACATCATGGAGAGTGTTAAGGGGAAAAAGTTTTGTCTGAAGAGGATTGCTTTTCCGATCAAGGTTTTTGATGAAGTAATTGGTGCAGTGGAGATACTTTCTCTTCAATCTTTATTTAAATTTCCTGACATGGAAGATTGGATAAACTTGGGAAAAATTTCAGAAGAATCCCTTTTGCTAGGAATTGAAGCTTTTAAGGAAGGTAGTTTATTTATTTGGGGGCCAAAAGGCACTGGTAAAACTCATCTTGCTCTTAAAATATTGGAAGGAAGTGAAGATGTTATTTTTATAAATTCCAGTCCTTTCCCTGAAGAATTAAAGGATGGTAGCATTGTTTTTGTGGAGAACTTGGATTCTTTTGATGAAGATAGTAAAGTTTGTTTAGTTAAGCTAATTAAGACGCATAAGAGTATAGTTACTTCTAGGCTTCCGTTGAGTTACTTTTCAGCTTTTTTAAGAGATTGCTTTAAAGGAGTTATATACCTTCCTCCCTTGTCACAGAGATGGGAAGAAGCAGAGAAATTTTTGAAGAGCAAATTCCCTGAGCTTACTTTAGAAAGTAGTATTCTGAATAAATTAAAGGGAATTGATTTAAAAGAAAATTTTAGAGATCTTTTAAAGATAGTCCAGAATAGTTTCGCTGTTGATCGATTATCAGATGGTTTTTGGAGTAGCGGTTTTACATTAAAAGAAGCTTTGGAGGAAAAGGAGCGAGAGATAATAAAAGAGGCTTTTTCTTTCTGTGGAAGTAATATAAGTAAGACAGCAAAGCTTCTTGGTATACCTAGGCAGACCCTTCAGTATAAGCTTAAGAAATTTAAAATAAAGGAGTGA